A genomic stretch from Malus domestica chromosome 15, GDT2T_hap1 includes:
- the LOC103425214 gene encoding probable receptor-like protein kinase At1g11050, giving the protein MNKPIPFSPLLFLILSISVTSQINPTSSSCPIDLSYVHTLPWDSSLCQDPTGKHCCQTLLSLFGIGLSQHLKQTSMFQLPNSNSSSSCLSDLQSGLAALKLDPSVVPLCFENSTQFVASPASCAGIVTIQDWTERVGPMTPLDTSCKGDLESLTRCSSCVDAGMKVNSQLSSLDPNATKCFYYTVLYAAGIVNELGPAEPRTAACILGLPLSGSANKKKSTQVSRKTLLKWVFGVLGAVIVVLVGVGIIVLYRKHDKKEKQIAMHEEYVTSFRTSILPNSGAKWYAVSELERATNGFSQKNMIGQGGYGVVYKGTLSDGSLVAVKHVLDLDSKGDEEFSNEVEIISKIRHRNLLSLRGCCVTSDDLKGKRRFLVYDLMSNGNLSDQLSGKKRMNWPQRKNIIIDVAKGLAYLHNGIKPAIYHRDIKGTNILLDSKMKAKVADFGLAKQSSDGESHLTTRVAGTHGYLAPEYALYGQLTEKSDVYSFGIVILEIMSGRKVLETSSSDSNAFVLITDWAWMALKSGNVEEIFDEAVREEGPKGVMERFVLVGILCAHVMVAFRPTISEALKMLEGDIDIPKLPDRPMPLGNESHRSSFGLSRLLASEGSPRT; this is encoded by the coding sequence ATGAACAAACCTATCCcatttagccccctcctcttcCTAATCCTATCCATCTCCGTCACCTCCCAAATTAATCCAACCTCCTCCTCCTGTCCCATCGATCTCAGCTATGTTCATACCCTCCCATGGGACTCTTCACTTTGCCAAGACCCCACCGGAAAGCACTGCTGCCAAACCCTCCTCAGCCTTTTTGGAATTGGACTTTCCCAACACCTCAAGCAAACCTCCATGTTCCAATTACCCAACTCaaactcctcctcctcctgccTCTCCGATCTCCAGTCCGGCCTCGCCGCCCTCAAACTCGACCCCTCCGTGGTCCCATTGTGCTTCGAGAACTCGACGCAGTTCGTCGCCAGCCCGGCTAGTTGTGCCGGGATTGTCACAATCCAGGACTGGACAGAGAGGGTGGGGCCAATGACCCCCCTGGACACATCCTGCAAAGGGGACCTGGAAAGCTTGACGAGATGCAGCTCCTGCGTCGATGCCGGCATGAAGGTGAATTCCCAGTTGTCGAGTCTCGACCCGAATGCGACTAAATGCTTTTACTACACTGTGTTGTATGCTGCAGGGATTGTTAACGAGTTGGGTCCGGCAGAGCCCCGGACTGCTGCTTGCATTCTCGGTTTGCCTCTGTCCGGCTCGGCGAACAAGAAAAAATCCACTCAGGTGAGCAGGAAGACCTTGCTGAAATGGgtttttggggttttgggtGCTGTGATTGTTGTCCTGGTTGGTGTTGGGATTATAGTCCTATACAGGAAGCATGATAAGAAAGAGAAGCAAATTGCAATGCATGAAGAGTATGTGACAAGTTTTAGAACTAGCATTTTGCCCAATTCAGGTGCGAAATGGTACGCTGTGTCCGAGCTCGAAAGAGCCACCAATGGATTTTCTCAGAAGAACATGATTGGACAAGGCGGGTATGGGGTTGTGTACAAAGGAACACTTTCTGATGGGAGTTTGGTTGCAGTGAAGCATGTTCTTGATTTGGACTCGAAAGGGGACGAAGAGTTTTCAAATGAGGTCGAAATCATAAGCAAAATTAGGCACAGGAATCTTCTTTCGCTTCGAGGATGTTGTGTGACTAGTGATGATTTGAAGGGGAAAAGAAGGTTCTTGGTTTATGATCTGATGTCGAATGGGAATTTAAGTGATCAATTGTCTGGAAAGAAGAGAATGAATTGGCCTCAGCGCAAGAACATAATCATTGATGTGGCAAAGGGGCTTGCCTACTTGCACAATGGGATCAAGCCTGCAATTTATCACAGAGACATAAAGGGCACAAACATTCTATTGGATTCGAAAATGAAGGCTAAAGTTGCAGACTTTGGATTGGCCAAGCAAAGTTCCGATGGCGAATCTCACCTCACCACTAGGGTTGCCGGCACGCACGGCTATTTGGCGCCAGAATATGCCCTCTACGGACAACTAACAGAGAAGAGTGACGTTTACAGCTTTGGCATTGTGATTCTTGAGATCATGAGTGGAAGGAAAGTCTTGGAGACATCGAGTTCGGATTCAAACGCGTTCGTGTTGATCACAGATTGGGCGTGGATGGCTCTGAAGTCAGGGAATGTGGAGGAAATTTTTGATGAGGCAGTAAGGGAGGAAGGACCAAAGGGTGTTATGGAGAGGTTCGTGCTTGTTGGAATTCTTTGTGCTCATGTTATGGTGGCTTTTAGGCCTACAATTTCTGAGGCACTAAAGATGTTGGAGGGGGACATTGATATTCCAAAATTACCAGACAGGCCAATGCCACTTGGAAATGAGTCACATAGATCttcttttgggctttctagGTTGTTAGCAAGTGAAGGATCACCAAGGACCTAG